The DNA window ATGTGAGTTGTATGGGATTTCCAGGTAGCGCGCGGCTGGATAGGTTTCCGTCTTCGAGGTCAGGTCACGGAAGACGACAAACAGCATATCGGGATAAGTGGTGGCGTAAAGCCGATACTCCTGTCCATGCAAAGAGAACCGCACATAACCAGGCGCATTCTGCGCAAGATCGTTGCCACCATTCGTGCGGTGATACGTCAGGTGGTAGCCCTTTGGCAGCGGTATCCACTCGGCTGTAACACGGTACTCCGGGGATGGCGCGTAGTAATGCAACGGATGCAGCGACTGGAGCGGCTCCGATTTTGCATCAAAGACCTGCAGCCACGCGCCCTGTCCCTCTTTATGAATACGTAGGCTGATGCCGCCATTTGTAATCCACTGTTGCGACAGTTCAGTCAGCAGCAGGACCTGCCTCTGCACAAGTGGCTTGCCATCCAGAAGCGCATTTCCTTCCGAGTGCTCAACGACAACATCCATACCGTGCAGCGTCAGCGAGAGCGGCGGTCCGGACCAGTTTGGCAATCGGATGCTGCTACCCTCGTCCTTCCCCAGGCTGACGGAGGTCTCCATCAGGCCGCTGCGGATCAGGGCAAGATCGCCGCGCGGACCGGCTAGCTCCCTGGCTTCGTCTGCGCGAAACTGCATCTCTTCCGTCTCGCTATAGGGCGGCACCTGGTTGCGATGGCAGCCCGAAATAGCAATCGTGCTCAACAGAAAAATCACTGCAACAGCGATGCGGCGAAGAGACATGCCTCAAGAGTAATCATGGGATAGCAAGTATGCTGAACAAAGGCTCATGATCGTCAATCTTCTCCAACTTGGCCGCACCAGTTATGCCGAAGGACTTCGTGTCCAGGCGGAACTGGTGGCAGCGCGCAAAGCCGGCCAGATTGCGGACACGTTGGTCCTGCTGGAACATCCACCCGTCCTGACACTTGGCCGCAACGCACATCGCGAAAACATCCTCGCCTCCGACGAAGTTCTGAAGGCAAAGGGCGTCGAAATCCACGAGATCAATCGTGGTGGCGACGTGACGTATCACGGTCCCGGTCAGCTCGTCGGCTATCCCATCGTCGATCTCCGCGGCGATTTGCCAGGCAAGAAAGGGCCACACCTTGGCCCGGTCGACTTCGTTCGTCTACTCGAAGAAGTGCTCATCCGCACCTGCCGCAACTTTGGCGTGCAGGCACAACGCATCAAGGGACGCACCGGCGTGTGGACGGTCGGCGGAGGCTCTGTTCTCGAAGGCAAACTTGCAGCCATCGGCGTTCACGTCTCGCAGGGAATCACCTCACACGGCTTCGCGCTCAACGTCACCACCGATCTGCGCGACTTCCAATGGATCGTCCCCTGCGGCATCACGGATCGCACGCCGACCTCGTTGGAAAACGAAGCGGACAATCCAGCACCACTCCCACCCACGATGGAGAACGCATGCAACATGGTCTCCCGCAACTTTGGCACCGTCTTCGAACGGCAAATGCTCGCGGTGGAATCACTCGAGTCATTGCTACGGAAACCGATACTCGAACCAAACGTGCGATAACCGTTCAAACATGCGCGGCCTGTAGCTGCCGCTCTATAATCTTCTGGACTGGAAATAAAGGCCCATCAGCGGCCATAACGATCACTTTTGCGAAGGAATCTCATGGCAACCGAAGTCGTCATGCCCCAGATGGGCGAATCCATCACCGAAGGCACCCTTACCAAATGGCTGAAGCAGCCGGGAGACACGGTCGCGCGCGACGAACCTCTCTTTGAGATTTCAACCGACAAGGTGGACGCGGAAATTCCTTCGCCCGCAGCCGGTGTGCTGAAGGAAATCAAGGTGAAGGAAGGCGACACCGTCGCCATCAACACCATCGTGGCCATTCTGGACGTGGCTGGCTCCGCCGCTGCTCCGGCACCAGCACCAGTGGCAACACCGGCTCCGGCAGCCGAAACGCCCAAGCCCGCAGCCGCTACTGCGCCCGCCGCAACGACCGGTGCAAGCACTGACGTTCTGATGCCGCAGATGGGCGAATCCATTACCGAAGGCACCATCACCAAGTGGCTGAAGAAGGTCGGCGACACCGTCAAGCGCGACGAGCCCATCTTTGAAATCTCCACTGACAAGGTCGATGCGGAAATCCCGTCGCCCGTAGACGGCGTCCTGACCGAGATCAAGTCCGCAGAGGGCACCACCGTCGGCATTAACACAGTCGTTGCTGTCATCGGCGGCGGTTCAGCCGCACCCGCAGCAGCTCCGTCTGCCTCCGCACCTGCTGCAACTTCTACACCGGCCAGCGCTGCGACAGAAATCCTGATGCCGCAGATGGGCGAGTCCATCACCGAAGGCACCATCACCAAGTGGTTGAAGAAGGTCGGCGATAAGATCGAGCGCGATGAGCCGATCTTTGAAATCTCCACCGACAAGGTCGACGCCGAAATCCCGTCGCCTGTTGCTGGCGTTCTCACCGAGATCAAGGCCGCGGAAGGCACTACCGTTGCCATTAACACCGTCGTCGCCCTCATCGGCGGCGCGGCTGGCGCATCGGCCCCTGCGGCTGCTGCTGCGGCGGCTACACCTGTCGTCGCTCCGGCTCCTGCTGCTCCTACAGCGGTGGCATCCACAGGCGAAACACCACGCTCCTCGCCGCTGGTCCGCAAAATCGCGAAGGACAACAACATTGACCTTGCCGCAACGGGCATCGCCGGTTCCGGTTCCGCAGGTCGCATCACCAAAAACGACATCGTCGGCTACATCCAGGGCGGAGCCAGGCCCGCAGCAGCACCTGCACCGGTAGCTGCCGCAGCACCGGCGAAGGCCGCAGCTCCCGCTGCACCGCCCGCTCCCATGCCAGGCGATCTGGTCCCCATGTCGAAGATGCGCTCCATCATCGCCAAGCGGATGGTGGAATCAAAGGCCACCTCGCCGCACGTCCATACCGTCTTCAAGGTGGACATGACGCGTATCGTGAAGCTGCGCGAGAAGGAAAAGAACAAGTACGAGCAGCGCAACGGGGTGAAACTCACCTTCATGCCCTTCATCACCCGTGCTGTCACAGAAGCTCTGCGCAAGCACCCTATCCTGAACGCAGCCGTGCAGGGCGATGCCATCAAGTACAACAAGAACATCAACATCGGCATTGCTGTCGCGCTGGACTGGGGCCTGATCGTTCCCGTCATCAAACAGCTTGAGGAGAAGAACTTCCTCGGCATCGCACGCGGCATTGTGGATGTGGCAGATCGCGCACGCAACAAGAAGCTGGCGCCGGACGAAGTCTCCGGCGGCACCTTCACGCTGACCAACTCCGGCATCTTCGGCGAGCAGTTCGGAACACCGATCATCAACCAGCCGCAGGTGGCCATCCTCGGCATCGGTGGCTTGAACAAGGAAGCGCTCGTGGTGCAGGACAAAGACGGCGGCGACGTCATCGCCATCCGCAGCGTGCAGCGCTTCACACTCGGTTTCGATCACCGCATCGTAGATGGCTCAGACGCAGGCAAGTTCATGACAGATTTCAAGAACTACCTGGAGAACTGGTCCGAAGACATCGGCTAATCCGACATCGAAGAGCAACTAAAAAAGGCGGCAGACTCAGAAGAGTCTGCCGCTTTACGCATGCCTAGGTGGCCTGAAAATCCCTAAGCTAAGGTGTTTGCACTGTCTGCAGCAGGCGTTCCATACTCTGCTGATGCACCCGAATGAGTCCGGAGCGGGGACTGTCAATGTCATAGATCATGGCCAGGGTGCATGCCAGCACCAACGGCAGCAGCAAGCGTAGACCGAAGACTTTCCCTTGAAAGGTCACTGCGACTAAACCACAACCGATGCCGCCAATAATCAGCAGCATTGCCCATGCAGCCGTCGGGATCGTGTTCTCCAGAGCCGCTGTGCGCTTCTCTGTCACATCAATGCAATCATTCAGAACCGAAACGAAGAGTCCTGAAGTTGCATCGCGGCGCTGGTTGGCCTCTTGTGCCGCAATGCCCCAAATCTCATTCTGCAATTGCGCCGTATTTCTTGCGGTCTGTGCAAGTCGTTCTCTGGATCGTCCAGCCGCAAGAAATTCGATGCGCGTATGGACGTAGCGAACAATCAATGCGCGCTCTGCGTTTCTGGCGCCATCGCTTAGAAGTGAGGTGCGCAGCCACAAGGTACCGATGTCGTTTGCCTCATCAATCGCCAGCCCTCTTCGCGCGTCAAAGCGCGAAACTGCCATGGCGAATGTAAAACCTAAGAGCAAGCCAAGCAGTGCAAGAATGGCTGATTCCAATGTCTTCAGCGATTCACCTTCACGCTGCACGGTGGCTGAAAACTTCTTTCGCACCCAGGAACCGCAAGCAGTCGCAAGAGCAAAAGTCGCAATAGCGATGATGAAGAAACTTCCGGGAATCATGCTGATTATCATAAGGGGCAACACAGCAAAGCAGCCACGCTCACTGTAAGTCGTGCCATTTTTCTGGACTTAGTTCGCCATCAGTGCCAGGCCGTGTGCAACGCTGGTAAATGCTTCGCCGCTGATCACGCGCTCTTCCCCAAACCGCGAAGTAAACACCCGCCGCACCGCAGGCACCAGCGAAGTTCCACCTGTAAGAAAGACGCGATCCACCTGCGCAACCGCAACACCAGTCTTCTGCAAAACATCGTTCAGTGAATGTTCCATGCGCTTCAGCTCTGGAGCAATCCATCCCTCGAACTGCGCCCGCGTCACCGGCTCGCGCAAAGAGACCGCATCCGTCTCCAGGACAAACTCCGTCTCATCCTGCGTGGAAAGATCGATCTTCACGCGCTGCACCGCCTGATGAAGTCGATAGCCAAGATCATGTTCCACCACGGCAATCAGTGCAGCAATTTTCTCCGGCTCCAGCGCGCGCTTCTGCGTTGTGCGCAGCATCTCCATCACCTGTCGCGTCCGCAGAAACGACAGCGTATGCCAGCGTTCCAGATTCGCATAGACCCACGCTGGCAGCGCAGGCAACACCTTGTTCAACGATCGCGCCATTGAATCCGAACCCAGCGCAGGCGAAACCAGGTAATGCACGATCTTAGCATCGAACGCATCGCCCGCCAGTCCCACACCCGTCGTTCCAAGCACAGCGCGTTCTGTTGGCGAAACACGTAACAAAGAAAAGTCCGTAGTGCCGCCGCCGAAGTCACCAATCAGGACAGTTTCTTCCCGCTCGATACCTTCAGCGTAGGTATGCGCTGCGGCAATCGGCTCCATGGCAAATCGCACATCGGTAAATCCCGCCTGCAGCAGCGAAGCGCGCAAGCGCTCTTCCGCAAAGTCATTGTCGCTATCGTTATCTGCACTAACAAACGAAACTGGCCGCCCGACAACCGCTCGTTTCACCTCGAACCCAAGAGCAGCACTGGCGCGATGGCGCAGATCACCCACCATCTTTGCAACCAGGTCTTCCACGCGATAATGGCGCCCGAAAATCTCCGTGCCGTTGAATGACCGCGCAGCCAGGTAGCTCTTCAACGATTGGATCAGCCGCCCCTGTACTTCATCCTCGAAGTTGTCCGCAGCAAGATAGCGCTTAATCGCCTCCGGCCCACTCCACACAGAGGCTGCTTTACTTACACCGATCTTCTTCTGCAGATACAGCACCGACCGCGAAGACCGCGTCAGAGCATCGGCAAAAGGGAAGTCGACAAACTGCACCGAACCACCCGGCAGCGCCAGCGCCACCGAACTGTTCGTCGTGCCAAAGTCAATGCCAACAACAGGCGATGTATCCAGCGAAGCCACGATTCGTTACAGCGCAGCCTTCGCTGCCAGCACACGCTCGCGAGCCTCGTCTGCCGTCGCGCCCACCGCGCTCAGATGCCCCATCTTGCGTCCCTTACGTGGCTTCAACTTCTCATACAGCGTCAGTCGGACACCAGGAACAGCCAGCGCTTTATCAAACGCAGGCTGCTTCTCCTTACCCTCATCATCCAGCCACACATCACCCAGCAGATTCGCAATCGCCGTAGGCTGCACCAGCGACACATCACCCAGCGGCAAGTTACATGCTGTGCGGATGGCCTGTTCAAACTGTCCCGTCGTGCACGCACGTTCGCTGCCGTGATAGCTATTGTGCGGACGCGGTGCAAGCTCATTCACCAACAGTTGACCATCGGTGGTCAGAAACATCTCCACGGCAAGCAGGCCTTCCAATCCAAACGTGTCGGCAATCTCGCTCGCCACCTTCTGAGCCTTCTTCATCAGCTCATCGGAGATGCTCGCCGGAATCACGCTCCAGCTAAGAATCTGGTTCTCGTGAAAATTCTCCGCGGGCGGGTAGACCTTCACCTCACCATTCGGAGCGCGAGCGACCATCACGCTGATCTCTTTCGCAAGGTCAAGCGCACGCTCCGCAACGCAATCCGTAGCGCCCACATCCTCCCACGCCTGACGCAGCGCGGCATCATCCACAACAGCGCCGCCAAATCCCAGCTTCGCCTGTCCGCGACCGTCATAACCGCCACGAGCAGACTTTATGAACACAGGTCCATTCAGCGCCTTCACCGCTTCCGCCAGTTGCTCAGGTGAACGCACGGAACGGTACGGCCCCACAGGAAAGCCATGCTTTTGCAGCCAATCCTTCTGCTCCACGCGATCCTGAATCACTGCCAGCATCGCCGCTCCGGGCCGCATCGGCGCCCATCGCGAAGCCTCATCCAGACTCGTAACCGAAACCTGCTCAATCTCCAGCGTCACCGTCGAAGATTCACGAGCGAGATTCGCAGCAGCCCAGCGATCGTTCCACGAAGCCTCAATCACCTTGTCCGCAATGTAACCCGCAGGACAAGCCGGATCAGGATCGAGAACATGAACTTTATAGCCCATCGAACGCGCTGCAATGCCCATCATGCGGCCAAGCTGGCCGCCGCCAAAGATGCCGATGGTCGCGCCCGGCAGCACCGGCCCGCGCAGCTTTTCCATCAGGTCAGCAGGAGTGGTGTTCATGCAGTTGCTCCATCTTCCAGCGTCTCCGCGCGCACAACCACCTCACGCTCCTTGCGCCACTTCTCCAGCTGATCGCCCAGCGCTGCATCGGTCGTAGCCAGCACTGCAATCGCCAGCAGCGCCGCATTCACAGCACCTGCTTCACCAATCGCCAGCGTCCCCACTGGAATGCCCTTCGGCATCTGCACAATCGACAGCAGCGAATCCATGCCGTTCAACGAAGTCGCATTCACCGGCACGCCAAATACCGGCACAATCGTCTTCGCCGCCAACATGCCCGGCAGATGCGCAGCGCCGCCTGCACCAGCAATGATGGCCCGCAATCCACGCGGACGCGCCTGCTCCGCATACTCAAACAGCAGGTCCGGCGTACGATGCGCGGAAACCACACGCGCCTCGTACGCCACACCAAACTCCTTCAAAATGTGGACCGCCGCGCCCATGCACGCGTAGTCGCTCTTCGATCCCATCACCACGCCAATCAGCGGATTGTCAGCCATACCATTGATTATATTGGCGACCCTGCCAGGGCGGGGATGAGTTTACTGGATCGTTCACCTCGCTGGTATCGGAACGTCGTAAATACAGAACGCGTCTTCCAGGCAAAGTCAAATGCGCAAAGCGCATCATCGCTATATCTCAGCGAAGCTCGTACGGTCAAAGGCCGTCATCCTGAGCGGAGCGCAGCGTAGTCGACGGACCTGCATTCTTCTCCCGCTGGAGAGCCCTCTCCACGTCACTCCAACTACTTCGCCCACACACTCGCATTCAAACAGGCC is part of the Terriglobus sp. RCC_193 genome and encodes:
- a CDS encoding DUF1684 domain-containing protein → MSLRRIAVAVIFLLSTIAISGCHRNQVPPYSETEEMQFRADEARELAGPRGDLALIRSGLMETSVSLGKDEGSSIRLPNWSGPPLSLTLHGMDVVVEHSEGNALLDGKPLVQRQVLLLTELSQQWITNGGISLRIHKEGQGAWLQVFDAKSEPLQSLHPLHYYAPSPEYRVTAEWIPLPKGYHLTYHRTNGGNDLAQNAPGYVRFSLHGQEYRLYATTYPDMLFVVFRDLTSKTETYPAARYLEIPYNSHAFDPKHPFDPAKRTKMALDFNQAVNPACAYNPNTHCPIAPPENRLPVAIPAGEKRYTPESE
- the lipB gene encoding lipoyl(octanoyl) transferase LipB translates to MIVNLLQLGRTSYAEGLRVQAELVAARKAGQIADTLVLLEHPPVLTLGRNAHRENILASDEVLKAKGVEIHEINRGGDVTYHGPGQLVGYPIVDLRGDLPGKKGPHLGPVDFVRLLEEVLIRTCRNFGVQAQRIKGRTGVWTVGGGSVLEGKLAAIGVHVSQGITSHGFALNVTTDLRDFQWIVPCGITDRTPTSLENEADNPAPLPPTMENACNMVSRNFGTVFERQMLAVESLESLLRKPILEPNVR
- a CDS encoding 2-oxo acid dehydrogenase subunit E2; this translates as MATEVVMPQMGESITEGTLTKWLKQPGDTVARDEPLFEISTDKVDAEIPSPAAGVLKEIKVKEGDTVAINTIVAILDVAGSAAAPAPAPVATPAPAAETPKPAAATAPAATTGASTDVLMPQMGESITEGTITKWLKKVGDTVKRDEPIFEISTDKVDAEIPSPVDGVLTEIKSAEGTTVGINTVVAVIGGGSAAPAAAPSASAPAATSTPASAATEILMPQMGESITEGTITKWLKKVGDKIERDEPIFEISTDKVDAEIPSPVAGVLTEIKAAEGTTVAINTVVALIGGAAGASAPAAAAAAATPVVAPAPAAPTAVASTGETPRSSPLVRKIAKDNNIDLAATGIAGSGSAGRITKNDIVGYIQGGARPAAAPAPVAAAAPAKAAAPAAPPAPMPGDLVPMSKMRSIIAKRMVESKATSPHVHTVFKVDMTRIVKLREKEKNKYEQRNGVKLTFMPFITRAVTEALRKHPILNAAVQGDAIKYNKNINIGIAVALDWGLIVPVIKQLEEKNFLGIARGIVDVADRARNKKLAPDEVSGGTFTLTNSGIFGEQFGTPIINQPQVAILGIGGLNKEALVVQDKDGGDVIAIRSVQRFTLGFDHRIVDGSDAGKFMTDFKNYLENWSEDIG
- a CDS encoding Hsp70 family protein, which produces MASLDTSPVVGIDFGTTNSSVALALPGGSVQFVDFPFADALTRSSRSVLYLQKKIGVSKAASVWSGPEAIKRYLAADNFEDEVQGRLIQSLKSYLAARSFNGTEIFGRHYRVEDLVAKMVGDLRHRASAALGFEVKRAVVGRPVSFVSADNDSDNDFAEERLRASLLQAGFTDVRFAMEPIAAAHTYAEGIEREETVLIGDFGGGTTDFSLLRVSPTERAVLGTTGVGLAGDAFDAKIVHYLVSPALGSDSMARSLNKVLPALPAWVYANLERWHTLSFLRTRQVMEMLRTTQKRALEPEKIAALIAVVEHDLGYRLHQAVQRVKIDLSTQDETEFVLETDAVSLREPVTRAQFEGWIAPELKRMEHSLNDVLQKTGVAVAQVDRVFLTGGTSLVPAVRRVFTSRFGEERVISGEAFTSVAHGLALMAN
- the purK gene encoding 5-(carboxyamino)imidazole ribonucleotide synthase is translated as MNTTPADLMEKLRGPVLPGATIGIFGGGQLGRMMGIAARSMGYKVHVLDPDPACPAGYIADKVIEASWNDRWAAANLARESSTVTLEIEQVSVTSLDEASRWAPMRPGAAMLAVIQDRVEQKDWLQKHGFPVGPYRSVRSPEQLAEAVKALNGPVFIKSARGGYDGRGQAKLGFGGAVVDDAALRQAWEDVGATDCVAERALDLAKEISVMVARAPNGEVKVYPPAENFHENQILSWSVIPASISDELMKKAQKVASEIADTFGLEGLLAVEMFLTTDGQLLVNELAPRPHNSYHGSERACTTGQFEQAIRTACNLPLGDVSLVQPTAIANLLGDVWLDDEGKEKQPAFDKALAVPGVRLTLYEKLKPRKGRKMGHLSAVGATADEARERVLAAKAAL
- the purE gene encoding 5-(carboxyamino)imidazole ribonucleotide mutase — its product is MADNPLIGVVMGSKSDYACMGAAVHILKEFGVAYEARVVSAHRTPDLLFEYAEQARPRGLRAIIAGAGGAAHLPGMLAAKTIVPVFGVPVNATSLNGMDSLLSIVQMPKGIPVGTLAIGEAGAVNAALLAIAVLATTDAALGDQLEKWRKEREVVVRAETLEDGATA